In Panicum virgatum strain AP13 chromosome 4N, P.virgatum_v5, whole genome shotgun sequence, a single window of DNA contains:
- the LOC120671593 gene encoding disease resistance protein RGA2-like, which produces MDSITKIDGELYGCRGAFPKLTTFRLLRMENLEEWNTEHPCGEDGSHVLVFPILTLLAISGCPKLRIKPCLPRGEYFLDIRSCDDLLSPLEERYQVPESSYPAPKGLFVHYCEQPLHEWRLLHQLPGISYLSIEHCSDLTCSSTEIIRCLSSLETLSVTDCESITVLPDWLGDLTSLMRLEIINCTGIQTLPESIERLTNLQELKVSGCPDLVQWCESEKSMTTLAHIKTKETRKRKLTYSLESYGKAKEQ; this is translated from the exons ATGGACAGCATTACCAAGATTGATGGGGAATTGTACGGCTGCAGGGGAGCTTTTCCCAAACTGACAACCTTTCGTTTACTAAGAATGGAAAATCTGGAAGAGTGGAACACAGAACACCCCTGTGGTGAGGATGGTTCACATGTGCTCGTGTTCCCTATATTAACCCTTTTGGCAATAAGTGGCTGCCCCAAGCTGAGGATTAAACCGTGCCTGCCTAGAGGTGAGTACTTCTTGGACATAAGGAGTTGTGATGACCTGCTATCACCATTGGAAGAGAGATACCAGGTACCTGAATCCTCCTACCCTGCTCCGAAAGGCCTTTTTGTGCATTACTGCGAGCAGCCTCTGCATGAGTGGAGGTTGCTCCACCAACTCCCTGGGATCAGTTACTTGAGCATCGAGCATTGCAGTGACCTCACATGCAGCTCAACAGAGATCATTCGATGTCTCTCCTCCCTCGAGACTTTATCTGTGACAGATTGCGAAAGCATTACAGTGCTGCCAGACTGGTTGGGAGACCTAACCAGTCTCATGAGACTTGAGATAATCAATTGCACTGGCATCCAAACATTGCCAGAGAGCATAGAGCGACTCACCAACCTCCAAGAGCTAAAAGTTTCAGGCTGCCCTGACCTAGTGCAGTGGTGTGAATCAGAGAAATCTATGACGACCCTAGCTCACATCAAGACTAAG GAAACTAGAAAACGCAAGCTTACCTACAGTTTAGAATCCTATGGAAAGGCCAAGGAGCAGTAG